One Osmerus mordax isolate fOsmMor3 chromosome 25, fOsmMor3.pri, whole genome shotgun sequence DNA window includes the following coding sequences:
- the timd4 gene encoding T-cell immunoglobulin and mucin domain-containing protein 4 isoform X2: MAATGEGWRPLLCLIFIATLPVRSSVTAVKVTEGEAAILTCQYSVKRFGVSHVCWGRGCGTFWCNDILLQTDENGMISKVSDRYRLTGDALAGSLDLLILQAQRTDSGLYCCRVDIDGIFNDKKVTHSLRVVKAPAVSIQPTTTTEETTEPPLPTEHWAVAESPYVDVHRRNSSVLVHSGTVLEDVVPALSLQINVPVLSLSLSLLLLLLGALALLAFKRGIHLRSLKTGCLSAKEPPHIIYEIRMRRPVEENIYTLD; encoded by the exons ATGGCAGCAACAGGAGAAGGGTGGCGTCCGCTTCTCTGCTTGATCTTCATAGCAACACTACCAG TCAGGTCCTCTGTAACAGCCGTCAAGGTAACGGAGGGCGAGGCAGCCATCTTGACTTGTCAGTACTCCGTGAAACGTTTTGGCGTGAGTCATGTGTGCTGGGGACGGGGCTGTGGAACCTTCTGGTGCAACGACATCCTCTTGCAGACAGATGAGAATGGCATGATCTCCAAGGTGTCGGACCGTTACCGGCTGACTGGGGATGCTCTGGCGGGGAGTTTGGATCTACTCATCCTCCAGGCCCAGAGAACGGACAGCGGGCTGTACTGTTGCCGGGTAGATATCGACGGCATCTTCAATGATAAAAAAGTCACCCACAGCCTGAGGGTTGTTAAAG CTCCAGCTGTTAGCATccagcccaccacaaccacagaagAAACCACAGAACCTCCCCTTCCTACAG AACATTGGGCAGTTGCTGAGTCACCTTATGTAGATGTTCACAGACGGAATTCTAGCGTGTTGGTGCATTCTGGGACAGTT CTGGAGGATGTGGTCCCTGCACTGTCTCTGCAGATCAACGTTccggtgctctctctctccctcagtctcctgttgttgttgcttgGAGCTCTGGCCCTGCTGGCATTCAAAC GAGGAATCCACCTGAGATCTCTGAAGACAGGCTG TCTCTCAGCCAAAGAACCGCCTCACATTATCTACGAGATCCGGATGAGGAGACCCGTCGAGGAGAACATCTACACGCTGGACTAG
- the timd4 gene encoding T-cell immunoglobulin and mucin domain-containing protein 4 isoform X1, producing MGPVCLAPDSGGCLSSGQQAFSMAATGEGWRPLLCLIFIATLPVRSSVTAVKVTEGEAAILTCQYSVKRFGVSHVCWGRGCGTFWCNDILLQTDENGMISKVSDRYRLTGDALAGSLDLLILQAQRTDSGLYCCRVDIDGIFNDKKVTHSLRVVKAPAVSIQPTTTTEETTEPPLPTEHWAVAESPYVDVHRRNSSVLVHSGTVLEDVVPALSLQINVPVLSLSLSLLLLLLGALALLAFKRGIHLRSLKTGCLSAKEPPHIIYEIRMRRPVEENIYTLD from the exons ATGGGTCCAGTATGTTTAG CACCAGACAGTGGTGGTTGTCTCTCCTCTGGACAACAAGCCTTCAGCATGGCAGCAACAGGAGAAGGGTGGCGTCCGCTTCTCTGCTTGATCTTCATAGCAACACTACCAG TCAGGTCCTCTGTAACAGCCGTCAAGGTAACGGAGGGCGAGGCAGCCATCTTGACTTGTCAGTACTCCGTGAAACGTTTTGGCGTGAGTCATGTGTGCTGGGGACGGGGCTGTGGAACCTTCTGGTGCAACGACATCCTCTTGCAGACAGATGAGAATGGCATGATCTCCAAGGTGTCGGACCGTTACCGGCTGACTGGGGATGCTCTGGCGGGGAGTTTGGATCTACTCATCCTCCAGGCCCAGAGAACGGACAGCGGGCTGTACTGTTGCCGGGTAGATATCGACGGCATCTTCAATGATAAAAAAGTCACCCACAGCCTGAGGGTTGTTAAAG CTCCAGCTGTTAGCATccagcccaccacaaccacagaagAAACCACAGAACCTCCCCTTCCTACAG AACATTGGGCAGTTGCTGAGTCACCTTATGTAGATGTTCACAGACGGAATTCTAGCGTGTTGGTGCATTCTGGGACAGTT CTGGAGGATGTGGTCCCTGCACTGTCTCTGCAGATCAACGTTccggtgctctctctctccctcagtctcctgttgttgttgcttgGAGCTCTGGCCCTGCTGGCATTCAAAC GAGGAATCCACCTGAGATCTCTGAAGACAGGCTG TCTCTCAGCCAAAGAACCGCCTCACATTATCTACGAGATCCGGATGAGGAGACCCGTCGAGGAGAACATCTACACGCTGGACTAG
- the havcr1 gene encoding hepatitis A virus cellular receptor 1, whose translation MRIIYSAAWLVIYLLTVSECGTLVVGVEGQNVTLPCRYDASYHGVLSICWGRGTLPFSGCDDQILSSDGTAVTRRTSRYLLSGDLKQGDISLTILYTTERDAGLYGCRVQIPGLFNDQKSEVRLTVEKTFLPTTTRIPDHVTVTPANHSQGHMTANSTESQDVSTPHSSESESDQSGDVALPVILVCAMLLLLVIGALSLVFFRQRRKQQRMPQALSQQSGSSVRYRSSVSSQGLYTRELAAENIYQMDDGDIYTNIYEP comes from the exons ATGAGGATAATCTACAGTGCAGCATGGCTTGTCATCTACCTACTAACAG TCAGTGAATGCGGTACTCTGGTGGTCGGTGTTGAAGGCCAGAATGTGACTCTGCCGTGCAGATATGATGCCTCCTATCACGGAGTTCTTTCGATATGCTGGGGGAGAGGAACACTACCATTCTCTGGGTGTGACGACCAAATTCTCTCCAGTGATGGAACAGCAGTAACAAGAAGAACCTCCAGGTATCTGCTGTCTGGAGACCTGAAGCAGGGTGACATCTCCCTGACCATCCTCtacaccacagagagagacgcaggGCTGTATGGGTGCAGAGTGCAAATACCAGGCTTGTTCAACGACCAGAAGAGTGAAGTGAGGTTGACCGTGGAGAAAA CCTTTTTGCCAACTACAACCAGGATACCCGACCATGTGACCGTGACACCAGCCAATCACTCGCAAG GTCACATGACTGCCAACTCTACGGAATCACAAGATGTGTCAACACCCCATTCCAGCGAGTCAGAGTCT GATCAGAGTGGAGATGTGGCTTTGCCAGTCATCCTGGTGTGTGCTATGCTGCTTCTCCTGGTCATCGGGGCTCTCAGTCTGGTTTTCTTTC GACAACGAAGGAAACAGCAGAGGATGCCCCAGGCATT atctCAGCAGTCTGGCAGCTCGGTGCGCTACAGGAGCTCAGTGTCCAGCCAGGGTCTGTACACCAGAGAGTTGGCTGCGGAGAACATCTACCAGATGGATGATGGAGACATCTACACCAACATCTACGAGCCTTGA
- the rbm27 gene encoding RNA-binding protein 27 isoform X2 gives MIIDNVEALKSWLAKLLEPICDADPSALANYVVALVKKDKPEKELKALCADQLDVFLQKETTGFVDKLFECLTTKNYLGNLTMKEPAKEEVKPAVVKAEVPEVDHAEEERDTRRRRSPLRNRSDFNESRGREDRRREERKRREVERHGKTGGGGGGGESHRERHDRRRGSPRGRSYSPRGRSYSRSRSRSGSRGKSRDTEHNRGRDYRSKFEVERKDPDSYSNSSGSLGPAPQQPPLHPPPLLPLPTPQHPFPPSVSGGPPAPPSNVAVAAPAHLPDSTTESWSSYYSNHREAKSFAKSPSLKQRCRDYDEKGFCVRGDLCPYDHGNDPLIVDDVSLPAMIPFPPPPVMPPARLPMPPRTEPPPSLRMPPPHGQPPPPGIFPMADKYDPEGYNPESPGLTAGPGRPQYRHFIPRVQSQRSNLIGLTSGEGQGSRAANIVIQTEPAVACVPSSVPRYAEQDSRKRPLTATEGPPPKKPWMDKPNFNSQHKPSFPKKNHYMNTKLEVRKVPRELNNITKLNEHFSRFGTIVNIQVVFEGDPEAALIQYTVNEEARRAISSTEAVLNNRFIRVYWHHEPSGQTDQGQGPNMGPQHLSHHKVIKQHSPGAYVLNKTLPKHVPASPKMDPLHPPITPLAAVSVSQKGPYVASLHKASSKTLGKTAKALEAQEVLKKKQETLKLQQDMRKKKQEMLEKQIEWQKALISRLERNRRMKPEERANIMKTLKDLTEKISQLQNEMTPASQPSSSSAPTPASVVIVPPGQPKTKTDAQKELLDAELDFHKKLSSGEDTSDLKRRLGLLQVEATRLGLIPPGRGKGPVPRGRGRGRGRGRGRGGANHMVVDHRPRALAILGLTQEEKEEVKAHFLKFGEVEDLRDHDTTSVVMTFKSRSEAENAANQGAKFKGRVLQISWFKPKTPSASTEPEEEESKEEVNTEEVSPYLLAEEEEEDEDEDDEYESRSWRR, from the exons ATGATCATAGACAATGTGGAAGCTCTCAAGTCTTGGCTGGCAAAACTCCTGGAGCCAAT ATGCGATGCTGACCCGTCTGCTCTAGCCAACTACGTTGTTGCATTAGTCAAGAAAGACAAGCCAGAGAAGGAGCTGAAAGCACTTTGTGCCGATCAACTAGACGTGTTCTTACAAAAAG AGACCACTGGGTTTGTAGATAAGCTCTTTGAATGTCTAACTACCAAAAACTACCTGGGGAACCTTACGATGAAGGAGCCTGCTAAGGAAGAGGTTAAGCCGGCTGTGGTCAAGGCAGAGGTGCCCGAG GTGGACCAtgcagaggaggaaagggacaCCCGCAGGAGGAGAAGTCCTCTAAGGAACCGCTCTGACTTCAACGAGTCCAG GGGCAGGGAGGACCGCAGGCGAGAGGAGCGCAAGCGGCGCGAGGTGGAGCGCCACGGGAagaccggaggaggaggaggtgggggggagtccCACCGGGAACGCCACGACAGAAGGAGGGGCAGCCCTCGGGGGCGGAGCTACAGCCCTCGGGGGCGGAGCTACAGCCGCAGCAGGAGCCGGAGtgggagcagagggaagagccGCGACACGGAGCacaacagagggagag ATTACAGGTCAAAGTtcgaggtggagaggaaggaccCTGACAGCTACAGCAACTCCTCTGGGTCCCtcggccccgccccccagcagccccctctccacccgccccccctcctccccctgcccacgCCACagcaccccttccccccctctgtctctgggggcccccccgccccccccagcaATGTTGCCGTGGCGGCTCCCGCTCACCTGCCCGACAGCACCACGGAGAGCTGGTCCAGTTACTACAGCAACCACCGTGAGGCCAAGTCCTTTGCCAAGAGCCCCTCCCTGAAGCAGCGTTGCCGTGACTACGACG AGAAAGGGTTCTGCGTGCGTGGTGACCTCTGCCCCTACGACCATGGCAACGACCCCCTCATCGTGGATGACGTCTCCCTCCCTGCCATGATCCCGTTCCCCCCTCCTCCGGTGATGCCCCCCGCCCGCCTGCCCATGCCTCCCAGGACggagcccccccccagcctcaggaTGCCCCCCCCTCACggacagcccccccctccaggcatCTTCCCCATGGCCG ATAAGTACGACCCTGAGGGCTACAACCCCGAGTCTCCAGGCCTGACAGCGGGGCCAGGCCGGCCTCAGTACCGCCACTTCATCCCCCGGGTCCAGAGCCAGCGCTCCAACCTCATAGGACTCACCTCCGGAGAGGGACAGGGctccagag cgGCTAATATAGTGATCCAGACAGAGCCGGCGGTCGCATGTGTGCCCAGCAGCGTGCCTCGCTACGCAGAGCAGGACAGCAGGAAGAGGCCACTGACCGCCACCGAGGGCCCCCCACCCAAGAAGCCCTGGATGGACAA GCCCAACTTCAACAGCCAGCATAAGCCCAGCTTCCCTAAGAAGAACCACTACATGAACACCAAGCTGGAGGTGAGAAAGGTTCCCCGGGAGCTTAATAACATCACCAAACTCAACGAGCACTTCAGCAGGTTCGGCACCATCGTCAACATCCAG GTGGTGTTTGAAGGGGACCCCGAGGCAGCTCTGATCCAGTACACGGTCAATGAGGAGGCGCGGCGGGCCATCTCCAGCACCGAGGCCGTGCTCAACAACCGCTTCATCAGGGTGTACTGGCACCACGAGCCCAGCGGACAGACGGATCAGGGCCAGGGGCCCAACATGGGCCCACAGCACTTGAGCCATCACAAG GTGATAAAGCAGCACAGTCCAGGAGCATACGTTCTGAACAAGACTCTCCCTAAACACGTACCGGCCAGCCCCAAGAtggaccccctccaccctcccatcacccccctGGCT gctgtgtcTGTGAGCCAGAAGGGTCCGTATGTGGCGTCCCTGCACAAGGCCAGCTCTAAGACCCTGGGGAAGACCGCCAAGGCTCTGGAGGCCCAGGAGGTCCTCAAGAAGAAgcag gagacTCTGAAGCTGCAGCAGGACATGAGGAAGAAGAAGCAGGAGATGCTGGAGAAGCAGATAGAGTggcagaag gcTCTGATCAGTCGactggagaggaacaggaggatgaAGCCCGAGGAGAGAGCTAACATCATGAAGACTTTAAAAGATTTGACGGAGAAGATCTCTCAGCTGCAGAACGAGatgaccccagcctcccagccctcgtcctcctctgcccccacccccgcctCTGTTGTTATTGTTCCCCCTGGACAGCCCAAGACCAAGACTGAT gcccagAAGGAGCTGCTCGATGCAGAGCTGGACTTCCATAAGAAGCTGAGCTCAGGAGAGGACACCAGCGACCTGAaaaggaggctggggctgctgcaggtggag GCCACGAGGTTGGGTCTGATTCCGCCAGGGCGGGGCAAGGGGCCGGTGCCTCGGGGGCGTGGTAGAGGTCGTGGGCGGGGCCGGGGAAGGGGCGGGGCCAACCACATGGTGGTGGACCATCGTCCAAGGGCCCTGGCTATACTGGGGCTGACacaagaggaaaaggaggaagtcAAGGCCCACTTCCTG AAATTTGGCGAGGTGGAGGATCTGAGAGACCACGACACCACCAGTGTTGTCATGACGTTCAAGAGCAGGAGCGAAGCAGAGAAT
- the rbm27 gene encoding RNA-binding protein 27 isoform X1: MIIDNVEALKSWLAKLLEPICDADPSALANYVVALVKKDKPEKELKALCADQLDVFLQKETTGFVDKLFECLTTKNYLGNLTMKEPAKEEVKPAVVKAEVPEVDHAEEERDTRRRRSPLRNRSDFNESRGREDRRREERKRREVERHGKTGGGGGGGESHRERHDRRRGSPRGRSYSPRGRSYSRSRSRSGSRGKSRDTEHNRGRDYRSKFEVERKDPDSYSNSSGSLGPAPQQPPLHPPPLLPLPTPQHPFPPSVSGGPPAPPSNVAVAAPAHLPDSTTESWSSYYSNHREAKSFAKSPSLKQRCRDYDEKGFCVRGDLCPYDHGNDPLIVDDVSLPAMIPFPPPPVMPPARLPMPPRTEPPPSLRMPPPHGQPPPPGIFPMAGPPLIPVSGLDPPSQSGSSSSSSLLGPPGVGPPPPLPPAPPSSSSSVTPLHPQYSQSEYKYDPEGYNPESPGLTAGPGRPQYRHFIPRVQSQRSNLIGLTSGEGQGSRAANIVIQTEPAVACVPSSVPRYAEQDSRKRPLTATEGPPPKKPWMDKPNFNSQHKPSFPKKNHYMNTKLEVRKVPRELNNITKLNEHFSRFGTIVNIQVVFEGDPEAALIQYTVNEEARRAISSTEAVLNNRFIRVYWHHEPSGQTDQGQGPNMGPQHLSHHKVIKQHSPGAYVLNKTLPKHVPASPKMDPLHPPITPLAAVSVSQKGPYVASLHKASSKTLGKTAKALEAQEVLKKKQETLKLQQDMRKKKQEMLEKQIEWQKALISRLERNRRMKPEERANIMKTLKDLTEKISQLQNEMTPASQPSSSSAPTPASVVIVPPGQPKTKTDAQKELLDAELDFHKKLSSGEDTSDLKRRLGLLQVEATRLGLIPPGRGKGPVPRGRGRGRGRGRGRGGANHMVVDHRPRALAILGLTQEEKEEVKAHFLKFGEVEDLRDHDTTSVVMTFKSRSEAENAANQGAKFKGRVLQISWFKPKTPSASTEPEEEESKEEVNTEEVSPYLLAEEEEEDEDEDDEYESRSWRR, translated from the exons ATGATCATAGACAATGTGGAAGCTCTCAAGTCTTGGCTGGCAAAACTCCTGGAGCCAAT ATGCGATGCTGACCCGTCTGCTCTAGCCAACTACGTTGTTGCATTAGTCAAGAAAGACAAGCCAGAGAAGGAGCTGAAAGCACTTTGTGCCGATCAACTAGACGTGTTCTTACAAAAAG AGACCACTGGGTTTGTAGATAAGCTCTTTGAATGTCTAACTACCAAAAACTACCTGGGGAACCTTACGATGAAGGAGCCTGCTAAGGAAGAGGTTAAGCCGGCTGTGGTCAAGGCAGAGGTGCCCGAG GTGGACCAtgcagaggaggaaagggacaCCCGCAGGAGGAGAAGTCCTCTAAGGAACCGCTCTGACTTCAACGAGTCCAG GGGCAGGGAGGACCGCAGGCGAGAGGAGCGCAAGCGGCGCGAGGTGGAGCGCCACGGGAagaccggaggaggaggaggtgggggggagtccCACCGGGAACGCCACGACAGAAGGAGGGGCAGCCCTCGGGGGCGGAGCTACAGCCCTCGGGGGCGGAGCTACAGCCGCAGCAGGAGCCGGAGtgggagcagagggaagagccGCGACACGGAGCacaacagagggagag ATTACAGGTCAAAGTtcgaggtggagaggaaggaccCTGACAGCTACAGCAACTCCTCTGGGTCCCtcggccccgccccccagcagccccctctccacccgccccccctcctccccctgcccacgCCACagcaccccttccccccctctgtctctgggggcccccccgccccccccagcaATGTTGCCGTGGCGGCTCCCGCTCACCTGCCCGACAGCACCACGGAGAGCTGGTCCAGTTACTACAGCAACCACCGTGAGGCCAAGTCCTTTGCCAAGAGCCCCTCCCTGAAGCAGCGTTGCCGTGACTACGACG AGAAAGGGTTCTGCGTGCGTGGTGACCTCTGCCCCTACGACCATGGCAACGACCCCCTCATCGTGGATGACGTCTCCCTCCCTGCCATGATCCCGTTCCCCCCTCCTCCGGTGATGCCCCCCGCCCGCCTGCCCATGCCTCCCAGGACggagcccccccccagcctcaggaTGCCCCCCCCTCACggacagcccccccctccaggcatCTTCCCCATGGCCG gaccccctctcatccctgtcAGTGGCTTAGACCCACCCAGCCAATCAGGGAGcagttcctcctcttctcttctgggGCCGCCTGGCGTGGGAccgccccctcctcttcctcctgctcctccctcctcctcctcctctgtcactcCTCTGCACCCCCAGTACTCCCAGTCGGAAT ATAAGTACGACCCTGAGGGCTACAACCCCGAGTCTCCAGGCCTGACAGCGGGGCCAGGCCGGCCTCAGTACCGCCACTTCATCCCCCGGGTCCAGAGCCAGCGCTCCAACCTCATAGGACTCACCTCCGGAGAGGGACAGGGctccagag cgGCTAATATAGTGATCCAGACAGAGCCGGCGGTCGCATGTGTGCCCAGCAGCGTGCCTCGCTACGCAGAGCAGGACAGCAGGAAGAGGCCACTGACCGCCACCGAGGGCCCCCCACCCAAGAAGCCCTGGATGGACAA GCCCAACTTCAACAGCCAGCATAAGCCCAGCTTCCCTAAGAAGAACCACTACATGAACACCAAGCTGGAGGTGAGAAAGGTTCCCCGGGAGCTTAATAACATCACCAAACTCAACGAGCACTTCAGCAGGTTCGGCACCATCGTCAACATCCAG GTGGTGTTTGAAGGGGACCCCGAGGCAGCTCTGATCCAGTACACGGTCAATGAGGAGGCGCGGCGGGCCATCTCCAGCACCGAGGCCGTGCTCAACAACCGCTTCATCAGGGTGTACTGGCACCACGAGCCCAGCGGACAGACGGATCAGGGCCAGGGGCCCAACATGGGCCCACAGCACTTGAGCCATCACAAG GTGATAAAGCAGCACAGTCCAGGAGCATACGTTCTGAACAAGACTCTCCCTAAACACGTACCGGCCAGCCCCAAGAtggaccccctccaccctcccatcacccccctGGCT gctgtgtcTGTGAGCCAGAAGGGTCCGTATGTGGCGTCCCTGCACAAGGCCAGCTCTAAGACCCTGGGGAAGACCGCCAAGGCTCTGGAGGCCCAGGAGGTCCTCAAGAAGAAgcag gagacTCTGAAGCTGCAGCAGGACATGAGGAAGAAGAAGCAGGAGATGCTGGAGAAGCAGATAGAGTggcagaag gcTCTGATCAGTCGactggagaggaacaggaggatgaAGCCCGAGGAGAGAGCTAACATCATGAAGACTTTAAAAGATTTGACGGAGAAGATCTCTCAGCTGCAGAACGAGatgaccccagcctcccagccctcgtcctcctctgcccccacccccgcctCTGTTGTTATTGTTCCCCCTGGACAGCCCAAGACCAAGACTGAT gcccagAAGGAGCTGCTCGATGCAGAGCTGGACTTCCATAAGAAGCTGAGCTCAGGAGAGGACACCAGCGACCTGAaaaggaggctggggctgctgcaggtggag GCCACGAGGTTGGGTCTGATTCCGCCAGGGCGGGGCAAGGGGCCGGTGCCTCGGGGGCGTGGTAGAGGTCGTGGGCGGGGCCGGGGAAGGGGCGGGGCCAACCACATGGTGGTGGACCATCGTCCAAGGGCCCTGGCTATACTGGGGCTGACacaagaggaaaaggaggaagtcAAGGCCCACTTCCTG AAATTTGGCGAGGTGGAGGATCTGAGAGACCACGACACCACCAGTGTTGTCATGACGTTCAAGAGCAGGAGCGAAGCAGAGAAT